Proteins from a genomic interval of Polaribacter sejongensis:
- a CDS encoding glycosyltransferase yields MKATQNKIIIAPLNWGLGHASRCVPIIKALLENNFTPIIASDGNALIFLRKEFPNLEYLEIPAYNISYHRNLKLGLLLQIPKVLKAVREERKIINDFILKNTDVVGIISDNRFGVRSSLVPSVYITHQVNVLSGSTTFFTSYFHQQIIKKFDECWIPDNENSEFSGKLSSTKKNLNTKFIGVLSRFKKQELTQNTDVLIILSGIESNRVFLENKLISAFKNDTRNIVFVLGKIEPAQKSWKKENITYYNYVLSEELQNLINSSKIIICRSGYSSIMDLAVLDKKVFFIPTEHQDEQEYLASFLETKKLAPFSKMKDFVKEDISKIENYKGLKTTETKLDSDLFRLFERKRKL; encoded by the coding sequence ATGAAAGCTACCCAAAATAAAATAATAATTGCACCATTAAATTGGGGGTTAGGTCATGCTTCTCGTTGTGTGCCCATTATTAAGGCATTATTAGAAAACAATTTTACACCCATTATTGCATCAGACGGAAATGCTTTAATCTTTTTAAGAAAAGAGTTTCCTAACTTAGAATATTTAGAAATCCCAGCTTATAACATTTCTTACCATAGAAATTTAAAGTTGGGATTACTTTTGCAAATTCCTAAAGTTTTAAAAGCAGTTAGAGAAGAGCGTAAAATTATCAATGATTTTATACTTAAAAATACAGACGTTGTTGGTATAATTTCGGACAATAGATTCGGAGTAAGAAGCTCGTTGGTTCCTTCGGTTTACATTACCCATCAAGTAAATGTTTTGTCTGGCAGTACCACTTTTTTCACCTCTTATTTTCATCAACAAATAATAAAAAAGTTTGATGAATGTTGGATTCCTGATAATGAAAATTCTGAGTTTTCAGGAAAACTATCATCAACCAAAAAAAATCTGAACACAAAATTTATTGGAGTTTTAAGTCGTTTTAAAAAACAAGAATTAACTCAAAATACAGACGTTTTAATCATTCTTTCTGGTATTGAGTCTAACAGGGTGTTTTTAGAGAATAAATTGATCTCAGCCTTTAAAAACGACACTAGAAACATTGTTTTTGTTTTAGGTAAAATAGAGCCCGCCCAAAAAAGTTGGAAAAAGGAAAATATTACTTACTATAATTATGTATTATCAGAAGAACTTCAAAATTTAATCAATTCTAGTAAGATTATTATTTGCAGATCTGGTTATTCCTCTATAATGGATTTAGCTGTTTTAGATAAAAAAGTGTTTTTTATTCCTACCGAACATCAAGATGAACAAGAATATTTAGCTTCGTTTTTAGAAACTAAAAAATTAGCTCCATTTTCTAAAATGAAAGATTTTGTAAAAGAAGATATTTCTAAAATAGAAAATTATAAAGGTTTAAAAACTACTGAAACAAAATTAGATTCCGATTTATTTAGGCTTTTCGAGCGTAAAAGAAAACTCTGA
- a CDS encoding sensor histidine kinase: protein MKIKKTYSYALWSALYLTLLTVVIAALSYCFFSKHIGIGSVLFSIAILFVISFFIIQYRTEHFIYRRLKKIYEDVSILDVNDLRRDSVTTDIDKLSKRMQRFVEGKRLEIKSLTERDSFRRDFLGNVAHELKTPLFTVQGYILTLIEGAVNDKEIRTKYLERANKGVERLVAVIKDLDMIAKLENDGMKLNKDVFNILELVQNVFDMFEMRAKKRNITLKFDRIHEFPVFVKGDAEKIEQVLINLIVNSIKYGKPNGTTIVAIESYNEAKFIVKTIDNGEGIKPQHLSRLFERFYRVDQSRSREQGGSGLGLSIVKHIIEAHNETILLKSTYGEGSEFSFTLEKPK, encoded by the coding sequence ATGAAAATTAAAAAAACATACTCTTACGCACTTTGGTCTGCCTTATATTTAACACTGCTTACAGTTGTAATCGCAGCATTATCCTATTGTTTTTTTTCTAAGCATATTGGTATTGGTTCTGTCCTTTTTTCTATTGCAATTCTTTTTGTAATTTCCTTTTTTATCATTCAGTATAGAACAGAACACTTTATATACAGACGTCTTAAAAAAATATATGAAGATGTTTCTATCTTAGACGTAAACGATTTACGAAGAGACTCTGTAACTACAGATATTGATAAACTTTCTAAAAGAATGCAAAGATTCGTAGAAGGTAAAAGACTAGAAATAAAAAGCTTAACTGAAAGAGATTCTTTTAGAAGAGATTTTTTAGGAAATGTTGCACACGAACTTAAAACTCCTTTATTTACAGTACAAGGCTATATCTTAACCTTAATTGAAGGAGCTGTAAACGACAAAGAAATTAGAACAAAATACTTAGAAAGAGCTAATAAAGGAGTAGAAAGATTGGTTGCCGTTATTAAAGATTTAGACATGATTGCTAAATTAGAGAATGATGGCATGAAACTAAATAAGGATGTCTTTAACATTTTAGAATTGGTGCAAAATGTTTTTGACATGTTTGAAATGAGAGCCAAGAAAAGAAACATTACCTTAAAATTTGATAGAATTCATGAATTTCCTGTATTTGTAAAAGGAGATGCAGAAAAAATTGAACAAGTTTTAATCAACCTAATTGTAAACTCTATTAAATACGGTAAACCAAACGGGACTACTATTGTTGCTATAGAAAGTTATAATGAAGCTAAGTTTATTGTTAAAACTATAGATAATGGAGAAGGAATTAAACCACAACATCTTTCTAGACTTTTTGAAAGATTCTACCGAGTAGACCAAAGTAGATCTAGAGAACAAGGCGGTTCTGGTTTAGGTTTATCTATTGTAAAACACATTATAGAGGCACACAACGAAACCATTTTATTAAAGAGTACTTACGGAGAAGGATCAGAGTTTTCTTTTACGCTCGAAAAGCCTAAATAA
- a CDS encoding response regulator transcription factor — protein sequence MNKSDIKILLVDDEPDIIEIVGYNLKNEGYQIFTATNGVEAVKAAKKNIPHLILLDIMMPEMDGIEACEKIRKVKSLENVVIAFLTARGEDYSQLAGFEAGADDYITKPIKPKVLISKVKSLLRRLKTKKDSEETFKIGDIVIDRDEYVVYKAGKRISLPRKEFELFSLLTSKPGKVFKREVILDTVWGNEVVVGGRTIDVHIRKLREKIGDDHFKTVKGVGYKFVLEGAEH from the coding sequence ATGAACAAAAGTGATATTAAGATTTTATTGGTTGACGATGAGCCAGATATTATAGAAATTGTAGGTTATAATTTAAAAAATGAAGGCTATCAGATATTTACTGCAACAAATGGAGTAGAAGCTGTTAAAGCTGCTAAAAAGAATATTCCTCATCTAATATTATTAGATATAATGATGCCAGAAATGGACGGAATAGAAGCTTGCGAAAAAATTAGAAAAGTAAAATCACTAGAAAACGTTGTTATTGCATTTTTAACAGCAAGAGGTGAAGACTACTCTCAATTAGCTGGTTTTGAGGCTGGTGCAGATGATTATATTACAAAACCTATTAAACCTAAAGTTTTAATAAGTAAAGTAAAATCTCTTTTACGAAGACTAAAAACCAAAAAAGATAGCGAAGAAACTTTTAAAATTGGTGATATTGTTATTGATAGAGATGAATATGTAGTTTATAAAGCTGGTAAAAGAATATCGCTGCCTAGAAAAGAATTCGAATTATTTTCTTTATTAACTTCTAAACCTGGTAAAGTTTTTAAAAGAGAAGTTATTTTAGACACTGTTTGGGGAAACGAAGTTGTTGTAGGTGGTAGAACTATTGACGTACACATTAGAAAACTACGTGAAAAAATTGGTGATGACCACTTTAAAACCGTAAAAGGAGTTGGCTATAAGTTTGTTTTAGAAGGCGCAGAGCATTAA
- a CDS encoding T9SS type A sorting domain-containing protein yields MKKNYIFTLLITLCLTGYSFGQEMLLNGGLEDWDDDSSPTSWTKAENLTKEATEMHGGSFSAKRDLQSKTKDLGQTITGIVPGESYTVSFWYKVTAGDDSDARIWCTWKNGATTVYHTGTSSNASTDVLRGPENGYLDNNGGVWSKHEVTVTAPADVDGFYYEVRSYKNSVTYWDDLSFVKNATASVKNNAIEGFTTYPNPITNNKFTVATSSNSSKSVTIFNLLGKQVFKTNFSGEKKDLDVSEINSGVYILKVTESGKTTTKKLVIR; encoded by the coding sequence ATGAAAAAAAATTACATTTTTACTTTATTAATTACACTTTGTTTAACTGGTTATTCTTTTGGACAAGAAATGTTGTTAAACGGAGGTTTAGAAGATTGGGATGATGATTCGTCTCCAACAAGTTGGACAAAAGCTGAGAATTTAACAAAAGAAGCTACGGAGATGCATGGAGGTTCTTTTTCTGCTAAAAGAGATTTGCAAAGCAAAACGAAAGATTTAGGTCAAACAATTACAGGGATTGTTCCTGGTGAAAGCTATACAGTAAGTTTTTGGTATAAAGTTACTGCTGGTGATGATTCTGATGCAAGAATTTGGTGTACTTGGAAAAATGGTGCTACAACGGTTTATCATACAGGGACTAGTAGTAATGCTTCAACAGATGTATTAAGAGGGCCAGAAAATGGTTATTTAGATAATAATGGTGGTGTTTGGTCTAAACATGAAGTTACGGTTACAGCTCCTGCAGATGTAGATGGTTTTTATTACGAAGTGAGATCTTATAAAAACTCTGTAACTTATTGGGATGATTTATCATTTGTAAAAAACGCTACAGCATCAGTAAAAAACAATGCTATAGAAGGTTTTACAACATATCCAAACCCTATTACTAATAACAAGTTTACGGTTGCTACTTCTTCTAATTCATCTAAAAGTGTAACCATCTTTAATTTATTAGGAAAACAAGTTTTTAAAACAAACTTCTCTGGTGAAAAGAAAGATTTAGATGTTTCAGAAATTAATTCTGGAGTGTATATTTTAAAAGTTACAGAATCTGGTAAAACGACTACTAAGAAATTAGTGATTAGGTAA
- a CDS encoding 3'-5' exonuclease: MNLPINLNDVLFLDIETVPEYEDWGQLAKETQALYNKKTEYQRKEDVTVEEFYERAGIWAEFGKIVCISVGYLADVENKKQLRLTSFFGDDEHQLLTEFKKLLNLHFNKKTNVLCAHNGKEFDFPFIARRMIVHQIELPNKLNLFGKKPWEVPHLDTLELWKFGDYKHYTSLKLLTSILGIPSPKDDIDGSEVAKVYYQEKDIQRIVTYCEKDTIAVAQVLLRFNNQALLSAEDIVSV, from the coding sequence ATGAATTTACCTATCAACTTAAATGATGTCCTTTTTTTAGATATTGAAACTGTTCCTGAATATGAAGATTGGGGGCAACTTGCTAAAGAAACACAAGCGTTGTATAATAAGAAAACGGAATATCAGCGTAAAGAAGATGTTACAGTCGAAGAGTTTTATGAAAGAGCTGGTATTTGGGCTGAATTTGGCAAGATTGTTTGTATTTCTGTAGGTTACTTGGCGGATGTAGAAAACAAAAAACAATTGCGTTTAACTTCTTTTTTTGGTGATGATGAACATCAACTTTTAACGGAGTTTAAGAAGTTGCTAAACTTACATTTTAATAAGAAAACCAATGTATTATGTGCGCATAATGGTAAAGAATTTGATTTTCCGTTTATAGCCAGAAGGATGATTGTACATCAAATAGAATTGCCAAATAAATTAAATTTGTTTGGTAAAAAGCCATGGGAAGTTCCGCATTTAGACACTTTAGAATTGTGGAAGTTTGGAGACTATAAACATTATACTTCTTTAAAATTATTAACGTCTATTTTAGGAATTCCTTCACCAAAAGATGATATTGATGGGAGCGAAGTGGCAAAAGTGTATTATCAAGAAAAAGACATACAAAGAATTGTAACCTATTGTGAAAAGGATACGATTGCAGTTGCTCAAGTTTTATTGCGCTTTAACAACCAAGCATTGTTAAGCGCAGAAGATATTGTGAGTGTCTAG
- a CDS encoding ABC-F family ATP-binding cassette domain-containing protein: MNYLSVENISKSYGERVLFEDISFGISKDQKVAFVAKNGSGKTSILNIIAGLDVPDSGQVVSRKGISIAYLAQKDDINPDLTIEETIFATDNKILSIVNQYEKALLNLDDTDAYQTAFEQMEQYNAWDFETQYRQILSKLKLDDLSLKVGALSGGQRKRLSLAIVLINKPDLLILDEPTNHLDLEMIEWLEAFFAKEKITLFMVTHDRYFLERVCNEILELDEGKIYKYKGNYSYYLQNKEERLALEATNLGKAKSLFKKELEWMRKQPKARTTKSKSRTDDFYQIKEKAHQRRQDHQVQLEINMERLGSKILELHKVSKSFGEKKILENFDYVFKRGERIGIIGKNGTGKSSFLNIITETAPLDAGKVILGETVKYGYYTQTGINIKEGQKVIDVVKEFGEFIPLTKGRKISASQLLERFLFDKKKQYDFVERLSGGEQKRLYLCAVLIQNPNFLILDEPTNDLDVVTLNVLESFLLDFPGNLIVVSHDRYFMDKIVDALFVFRGEGVVENFPGNYSDFRAYDDGSALTEVVAKPIGNKEEKKEVKKSNKNTLTFDEKREFGALEGDIERLQRRKATIEAEFLNVEIAPDDIAKKSEELQETIANLEQKEERWLELSMKLED, translated from the coding sequence GTGAATTATTTATCTGTTGAAAATATCTCTAAGTCTTACGGAGAACGCGTTTTATTTGAAGACATCTCTTTTGGAATTAGTAAAGACCAAAAAGTTGCTTTTGTTGCAAAAAATGGAAGTGGAAAAACATCCATCCTAAATATTATAGCTGGCTTAGATGTTCCAGATTCTGGCCAAGTGGTTAGTAGAAAAGGTATTTCTATTGCTTATTTGGCTCAAAAAGATGATATTAATCCAGATTTAACCATAGAAGAAACCATCTTTGCTACGGATAATAAAATTCTTTCTATTGTTAATCAATACGAAAAAGCATTATTAAACCTAGACGATACCGATGCATACCAAACTGCTTTTGAGCAAATGGAGCAATACAATGCTTGGGATTTTGAAACGCAATACAGACAAATTTTATCAAAATTAAAGTTAGACGATTTATCTTTAAAAGTTGGTGCACTTTCTGGTGGACAAAGAAAAAGGCTTTCTTTAGCAATCGTTTTAATTAATAAACCAGATTTATTAATTTTAGATGAGCCTACAAATCATTTAGATTTAGAAATGATAGAATGGTTAGAAGCTTTCTTTGCAAAAGAAAAAATTACCTTATTTATGGTTACGCACGACCGTTATTTCTTAGAACGTGTTTGTAACGAAATCTTAGAATTAGACGAAGGTAAAATATATAAATACAAAGGGAATTACTCTTATTATTTACAGAATAAAGAAGAACGTTTAGCTTTAGAAGCAACCAATTTAGGAAAAGCTAAAAGTTTATTTAAAAAGGAATTAGAATGGATGCGCAAGCAACCAAAAGCAAGAACTACAAAATCGAAATCTAGAACAGATGACTTTTATCAAATTAAAGAAAAAGCACATCAACGTAGACAAGATCATCAAGTTCAATTAGAAATAAACATGGAACGTTTAGGAAGTAAAATTCTTGAACTTCATAAAGTGTCTAAGTCTTTTGGTGAAAAGAAGATTTTAGAAAACTTCGATTACGTTTTTAAACGTGGAGAACGTATTGGTATTATTGGTAAAAACGGAACAGGTAAATCTTCTTTCTTAAATATTATTACAGAAACGGCTCCTTTAGATGCTGGTAAAGTTATTTTAGGTGAAACTGTAAAATATGGGTATTACACACAAACGGGAATTAATATTAAAGAAGGTCAGAAAGTAATTGATGTTGTTAAAGAATTTGGAGAATTTATTCCTTTAACAAAAGGAAGAAAAATTTCTGCATCACAATTATTAGAACGATTTTTATTCGATAAAAAGAAACAATACGATTTTGTAGAAAGATTATCTGGAGGAGAACAAAAACGTTTGTACTTATGTGCCGTTTTAATTCAGAATCCTAACTTTTTAATCCTAGATGAGCCAACAAACGATTTAGATGTGGTAACATTAAATGTACTAGAAAGTTTCTTATTAGATTTTCCTGGTAATTTAATTGTTGTTTCTCACGACCGTTATTTTATGGATAAAATTGTAGATGCATTATTTGTTTTTAGAGGCGAAGGTGTTGTAGAGAATTTCCCTGGAAATTACTCAGATTTTAGAGCATACGATGATGGTTCTGCATTAACGGAAGTTGTTGCAAAACCTATAGGAAACAAGGAAGAGAAAAAAGAGGTTAAAAAATCAAATAAAAACACCTTAACTTTTGATGAAAAAAGAGAGTTTGGTGCTTTAGAAGGAGATATTGAAAGACTTCAAAGAAGAAAAGCAACGATAGAGGCAGAATTTTTAAATGTAGAAATTGCGCCTGATGATATTGCTAAAAAATCTGAAGAACTACAAGAAACAATCGCTAATTTAGAGCAAAAAGAAGAGCGCTGGTTAGAGCTTTCTATGAAATTAGAAGACTAA
- a CDS encoding sugar phosphate nucleotidyltransferase — MKIIVPMAGIGSRLRPHTLTVPKPLTVIAGKPIVQRLVEDIASVIDEKIDEIAFVIGTTAKGFPTDTEAQLLKIAAELGAKGSVYVQEEALGTAHAIYCAKESLSGPCVVAYADTLFKADFTLDVNADGAIWVSKVANPSAFGVVKLQDGVITDFIEKPKDFVSDLAIIGIYYFKSGDKLLEEIQYLIDNDLKENGEYQLTNVLESLKQQGAKFVPGTVSAWMDCGKKDPTVDTNKQTLDFEYKAGNNLVSEDVVLENSEIIQPCFIGENVVLKNTKIGPYVSIGANSVVENSTIVNSLIQSNVAISNADLDNAMIGNHAKYNGKYTSVSIGDYTELT, encoded by the coding sequence ATGAAAATTATAGTACCAATGGCCGGAATTGGGTCTCGTTTAAGACCTCATACATTAACGGTTCCTAAACCTTTAACTGTAATTGCAGGAAAACCAATTGTACAACGTTTAGTAGAAGATATTGCTTCTGTTATTGATGAAAAAATTGATGAAATTGCCTTTGTTATCGGTACAACAGCCAAAGGGTTTCCTACAGATACAGAAGCGCAATTATTAAAAATTGCTGCCGAGTTAGGGGCTAAAGGATCTGTTTATGTGCAAGAAGAAGCGTTGGGGACTGCACATGCAATTTATTGTGCCAAAGAATCTTTAAGCGGACCTTGTGTTGTTGCGTATGCAGATACTTTATTTAAGGCAGATTTTACGTTAGATGTAAATGCTGATGGTGCAATTTGGGTAAGTAAAGTAGCAAATCCAAGTGCTTTTGGTGTTGTTAAATTACAAGACGGTGTTATTACAGACTTTATTGAAAAGCCAAAAGATTTTGTTTCTGATTTAGCAATTATCGGAATTTATTATTTTAAAAGTGGCGATAAATTATTAGAAGAAATTCAATATTTAATCGACAACGATTTAAAAGAAAACGGAGAATATCAACTTACCAATGTTTTAGAATCTTTAAAACAACAAGGAGCTAAGTTTGTACCAGGTACCGTTAGTGCTTGGATGGATTGTGGTAAAAAAGACCCAACGGTAGATACTAATAAACAAACGTTAGATTTTGAATATAAAGCGGGTAATAATTTAGTTTCTGAAGATGTAGTTTTAGAAAACTCAGAAATTATTCAACCTTGTTTTATTGGTGAGAATGTGGTGCTTAAAAATACTAAAATTGGACCTTATGTTTCTATTGGTGCAAATAGTGTAGTAGAAAACTCTACGATTGTAAACTCGCTAATTCAATCTAATGTAGCAATTTCTAATGCAGATTTAGACAATGCAATGATTGGTAACCATGCAAAATATAATGGTAAATATACTTCTGTAAGCATCGGTGATTATACAGAATTAACATAA
- a CDS encoding tetratricopeptide repeat protein gives MKNKGKIKEFREKNITGFYINVLFPFFFVLFSFNSFSQDSIPIAKDLTEEKELDFQQFFFKALSEKSIGNYQKAIENLENSNQILADNMAVYFEFSKNYLLLNKTLLAKEYIKRALSNEPNNIWMLQHLVKIHIKDKNFSEAIEVQEKLVTLNLNEQELLVKLYLNNKEEDKAISLMNTMEQNNGLPASFKRLKEGLAKSNNNSIIEEKITDGGSLEKQFKANKSYAVLQQILVAAKENPEVLLKYSDEGILLFPAQPFVYLMKGKALNYQKKFKNALISLQNGIDFVIEDAMEADFYREMAVSYKGLGNFIEEKKFIEKSKKIKE, from the coding sequence ATGAAAAATAAAGGAAAGATAAAAGAGTTTAGGGAAAAGAACATTACTGGTTTTTATATCAATGTTCTTTTTCCTTTCTTCTTTGTTCTCTTTTCTTTCAACTCTTTTTCACAAGATAGTATACCAATTGCTAAAGATTTAACGGAAGAAAAAGAGTTAGATTTTCAGCAATTTTTTTTTAAGGCTTTGTCAGAGAAGTCAATTGGTAATTATCAAAAAGCGATTGAGAATTTAGAAAATAGTAACCAGATTTTAGCAGATAATATGGCTGTTTATTTTGAGTTTTCTAAAAATTATTTATTGCTTAATAAAACATTATTGGCAAAAGAATACATTAAAAGAGCACTTAGTAATGAGCCTAATAATATTTGGATGTTACAGCATCTTGTTAAAATCCATATAAAAGATAAAAACTTTTCTGAAGCAATTGAGGTTCAGGAAAAACTGGTAACTCTCAATTTAAACGAGCAAGAGTTACTGGTAAAGTTGTATTTAAATAATAAAGAAGAAGACAAAGCAATTTCTTTAATGAATACAATGGAGCAAAACAACGGACTTCCTGCCTCTTTTAAAAGGTTGAAAGAAGGCTTAGCTAAAAGTAATAATAATTCAATCATTGAAGAAAAAATAACTGACGGTGGTTCTCTTGAAAAGCAATTTAAGGCGAATAAATCATATGCTGTTTTACAGCAAATTTTAGTAGCGGCTAAAGAGAATCCTGAAGTGCTTTTAAAATATTCTGATGAAGGTATTTTACTGTTTCCTGCGCAGCCTTTTGTATATTTAATGAAAGGAAAGGCATTAAATTATCAGAAAAAGTTTAAAAATGCGTTAATAAGTTTACAGAATGGTATCGATTTTGTAATTGAGGATGCTATGGAAGCGGATTTTTACAGAGAAATGGCAGTTTCTTATAAAGGTTTAGGTAATTTTATAGAAGAAAAAAAGTTTATTGAGAAATCAAAAAAAATAAAAGAATAA
- a CDS encoding DUF4292 domain-containing protein, with product MKFLKYFVVFAVVFTSCKTKKDLINANSIAEKMSAKKVARKHIAANFDKQTVDAKLKANFNNGKINQSISVSLKMEKDQVIWLKGTKFITLFKAKITPTSVSYYSSLKREYFEGDFTMLKKLLGTDINFNQLQNLFLGQSLTNVKDQKQNVSIIDNSYVLSPEIQESLFDVFFSVNPSHFKLDKQSIVNSAKNQRLDVFYPSYNVVDDAIFPSEINIKAKQPGKFTDIDFTVRSIEFNTDIDTSFSIPRSYKQIKL from the coding sequence ATGAAGTTTTTAAAATATTTTGTGGTTTTTGCAGTGGTTTTTACTTCTTGTAAGACAAAAAAGGATTTGATAAATGCAAATAGTATTGCCGAGAAAATGTCTGCAAAAAAGGTTGCAAGAAAACATATTGCTGCTAATTTTGATAAACAAACGGTAGATGCAAAACTAAAAGCAAATTTTAATAACGGTAAGATTAATCAAAGTATTTCCGTTAGTTTAAAAATGGAAAAAGATCAGGTGATTTGGTTGAAAGGTACTAAGTTTATTACGCTTTTTAAAGCAAAGATTACTCCAACTTCTGTCAGTTATTATTCGTCTTTAAAAAGAGAGTATTTTGAAGGAGATTTTACAATGCTAAAAAAGTTGTTGGGTACAGATATTAATTTTAATCAACTTCAAAATTTGTTTTTAGGGCAGTCTTTAACCAATGTTAAAGATCAAAAGCAAAATGTAAGCATTATAGATAATTCGTATGTTTTATCACCCGAAATTCAAGAGAGTTTATTCGATGTTTTCTTTTCTGTAAATCCTTCTCATTTTAAATTAGACAAACAATCTATTGTTAATTCAGCAAAAAATCAACGTTTAGATGTCTTTTATCCGTCTTATAACGTGGTTGATGATGCAATTTTTCCATCAGAAATTAACATTAAAGCAAAACAACCTGGTAAATTTACAGATATAGATTTTACAGTAAGATCTATAGAGTTTAATACAGATATAGATACTTCTTTTTCAATTCCTAGAAGTTATAAGCAAATTAAATTATAG
- a CDS encoding murein hydrolase activator EnvC family protein, translating to MKSRKFYIPVLIFFLSVFSVFGQTRKQLEEQRKKLNYEIKQVNSLLFKEKKKVDNALEDLNDLNRKISVRAKLIAIINAEARILSKEIRANETELKKLKKKLADLKADYADIILKSYKSKSQQSRMMFLLSSQNFHQAYKRFEYMKQYTAYRKKQGEEIVIHANEVLAVNDSLLVQKSLKDKLIASENEQKKEIEEDKRNQEKLLAAIKKKESSYKKELQSKVKEEKRVTVQIDRKIREEIERANRIARAKLKDKPSNSKPTVVKKNEFILSPEAKALAAKFELNKGKLPWPVSEGIVVRRFGTQPHPSFPGITVNGTGLHIVTKQGIKAQSIFNGRVLNILVSAEGRKNVLIQHGNYISSYNNLEKVTVKKGEVVITGQAIGQVFTDKVSKKTKLVFVLFKNTTRLNPSSWILRR from the coding sequence GTGAAAAGTAGAAAATTTTACATACCCGTTTTAATTTTTTTTCTAAGTGTTTTTTCTGTTTTTGGACAAACAAGAAAACAGCTAGAAGAGCAGCGAAAGAAGCTTAATTATGAAATTAAGCAAGTAAACTCGTTGCTTTTTAAAGAAAAGAAAAAAGTAGATAATGCGTTAGAAGACCTAAATGATTTAAATAGAAAAATAAGTGTTAGGGCTAAATTGATTGCTATAATTAACGCAGAAGCAAGAATTTTATCAAAAGAGATTCGTGCTAATGAAACTGAGTTAAAAAAATTAAAAAAGAAGTTAGCAGATTTAAAAGCAGATTACGCAGATATTATTTTAAAATCGTACAAAAGTAAATCTCAACAAAGTAGAATGATGTTTTTACTTTCTTCGCAAAACTTTCATCAAGCTTATAAAAGGTTTGAGTATATGAAACAGTATACTGCTTATAGAAAAAAGCAAGGAGAAGAAATTGTTATTCATGCAAATGAAGTATTAGCTGTAAATGACTCTTTATTGGTTCAAAAATCCTTAAAAGACAAGTTAATAGCCTCTGAGAATGAACAAAAAAAGGAAATTGAAGAAGATAAAAGGAATCAAGAGAAATTATTAGCTGCTATTAAGAAGAAAGAAAGTAGTTACAAAAAAGAACTTCAAAGTAAGGTTAAAGAAGAGAAAAGAGTTACTGTACAAATTGATAGAAAAATCCGTGAAGAAATAGAACGAGCAAATAGAATTGCAAGAGCGAAACTAAAGGATAAACCTAGTAATAGTAAACCAACTGTTGTTAAGAAAAATGAGTTTATTTTAAGTCCCGAAGCAAAGGCTTTAGCGGCAAAATTTGAATTAAATAAAGGTAAATTACCTTGGCCTGTAAGTGAAGGTATTGTGGTTAGAAGGTTTGGTACACAGCCGCATCCCTCATTTCCTGGAATTACTGTTAATGGTACCGGTTTACATATTGTAACTAAACAAGGTATAAAAGCGCAATCTATTTTTAATGGTAGAGTTTTAAATATTTTGGTGAGTGCAGAAGGAAGAAAAAATGTTCTAATTCAACATGGTAATTATATTTCATCATACAACAACTTAGAAAAAGTTACTGTTAAAAAAGGAGAGGTTGTAATAACGGGACAAGCAATTGGTCAGGTTTTTACAGATAAAGTTTCTAAAAAAACAAAATTAGTCTTTGTATTGTTTAAAAATACAACACGTTTAAATCCTTCTTCTTGGATTCTAAGAAGATAA